In Eupeodes corollae chromosome 3, idEupCoro1.1, whole genome shotgun sequence, a single genomic region encodes these proteins:
- the LOC129951850 gene encoding eukaryotic translation initiation factor 5A, with translation MAEMDEHHFETGDSGASQTYPMQCSALRKNGFVMLKGRPCKIVEMSTSKTGKHGHAKVHLVGIDIFSNKKYEDICPSTHNMDVPHVKREDYQLTDISDDNFLTLMSDNGEIREDLKVPEGDLGNSLRSDFDAGKDLLCTVLKSCNEECVIAIKTNTALDK, from the exons ATGGCAGAAATGGACGAACATCATTTTGAGACCGGAGATTCCGGTGCCTCTCAGACGTATCCTATGCAGTGTTCTGCCTTGCGTAAGAACGGATTTGTCATGCTTAAGGGCCGTCCTTGCAAAATTGTAGAAATGTCCACTTCCAAAACCGGTAAACACGGTCATGCTAAAGTTCATTTAGTTGGAATTGatattttctcaaacaaaaa GTACGAAGATATTTGTCCTTCTACGCATAATATGGATGTTCCTCACGTTAAGAGAGAAGATTATCAGTTGACCGATATTAGTGATGATAATTTCCTTACTCTGATGTCTGACAATGGTGAAATTCGTGAAGATCTTAAAGTTCCAGAAGGTGATTTGGGCAATAGTTTACGTTCAGACTTCGATGCAGGAAAGGATCTTTTG tgtacgGTTCTCAAGTCCTGTAACGAGGAATGTGTCATTGCAATTAAAACTAACACCGCCCTtgacaaataa
- the LOC129952042 gene encoding cofilin/actin-depolymerizing factor homolog, which produces MASGVTVSDICKTTYEEIKKDKKHRYVIFFIRDEKQIDVETVGDRNAEYDQFLEDIQKCGPGECRYGLFDFEYMHQCQGTSESSKKQKLFLMSWCPDTAKVKKKMLYSSSFDALKKSLVGVQKYIQATDLSEASREAVEEKLRATDRQ; this is translated from the exons ATG gcTTCTGGTGTAACAGTTTCCGATATTTGTAAAACAACCTatgaagaaatcaaaaaagataAGAAACACCGCTATGTGATTTTCTTTATCCGTGATGAAAAGCAAATTGATGTAGAAACAGTCGGAGACCGTAATGCTGAATACGATCAGTTTTTGGAAGATATTCAAAAATGTGGACCAGGTGAATGCCG aTATGGActctttgattttgaatatatgCATCAATGTCAAGGTACATCAGAAAGTTCAAAGAAACAGAAACTGTTTTTGATGTCGTGGTGCCCCGATACTGCcaaa GTAAAGAAGAAGATGTTGTATTCCAGTTCTTTTGATGCATTGAAAAAGTCGCTTGTtggtgtacaaaaatatattcaagcAACTGATTTGTCCGAAGCATCCAGGGAAGCCGTTGAAGAAAAGTTGCGCGCCACTGACCGTCAATaa